Proteins encoded within one genomic window of Cytophagales bacterium:
- the ccsA gene encoding cytochrome c biogenesis protein CcsA: MLLSLRLYFYCSLTAGKSDMEKLSKLTWWKWLTMGILVYVIIGAFLFDVPRLPILNEGIRNLHFHVPMWFGMTLMFLTSVIYAIKYLRTNDLKYDVYSSELATVGLFFGVIGITTGMVWARFTWGEFWSSDPQQNASAIGLLLYFALFILRGSVQDDQQKARLGAVFNIFAFSILVPLLFILPRLTSSLHPSSGGNPGFNSYDLDSKLRLVFYPAVIGWTFLGFWIASLRIRLTNLSLHEQV; this comes from the coding sequence ATGTTGTTATCATTGCGCTTGTATTTCTATTGTTCCCTTACAGCTGGAAAAAGTGATATGGAAAAACTCTCGAAGTTGACTTGGTGGAAATGGCTGACGATGGGAATCCTCGTATATGTGATCATCGGTGCCTTTCTGTTTGATGTACCCAGACTTCCCATTTTGAATGAAGGAATCAGGAACTTACACTTTCACGTCCCGATGTGGTTTGGAATGACCCTGATGTTCTTGACCAGTGTGATCTATGCCATAAAATATCTGCGGACCAACGATTTGAAATACGATGTGTACAGCTCCGAACTCGCCACCGTAGGGCTGTTTTTCGGAGTTATCGGAATTACTACTGGTATGGTTTGGGCTCGATTTACCTGGGGAGAATTTTGGAGCAGTGATCCACAACAAAATGCTTCAGCCATCGGGTTGCTACTTTATTTCGCATTATTCATCTTAAGGGGATCCGTACAGGATGATCAGCAAAAAGCAAGACTCGGTGCGGTATTTAACATATTCGCCTTTAGCATTTTGGTCCCGTTACTATTCATCCTGCCAAGACTGACGAGCAGTTTACACCCCAGCAGTGGTGGAAATCCAGGCTTTAATTCATACGACCTGGACAGTAAACTGCGTCTGGTATTCTATCCGGCAGTAATTGGTTGGACTTTTCTGGGCTTTTGGATCGCATCATTAAGAATTCGGCTTACAAATCTTTCACTTCATGAACAAGTTTAA
- a CDS encoding CcmD family protein, whose product MNKFKSFLFTLMLIMTGYGLAAQPVEMADKFRGEGKIYVVVMIALLLLISIFFYLFRIDKKLKKLEENKNSEQ is encoded by the coding sequence ATGAACAAGTTTAAATCATTCCTGTTTACCCTCATGCTGATCATGACGGGATATGGTCTTGCTGCCCAACCTGTAGAAATGGCAGATAAATTTCGGGGAGAGGGCAAGATATATGTAGTGGTAATGATCGCATTACTTCTACTTATCAGCATCTTTTTTTATTTGTTCCGTATAGATAAGAAACTGAAGAAATTGGAGGAGAACAAAAATTCTGAGCAATGA
- a CDS encoding cytochrome c maturation protein CcmE — protein MKKSHILGIVVIAVAISVIVSTAGDASNYVSFGEAKSLSDSGADKKIHVVGTLKKDQAGEIVGIETSPDQMAFKFMMVDENNFSQKVIFAEPMPTDFTKSEQVVVVGAYNGDIFVADKILLKCPSKYQEEEIKA, from the coding sequence ATGAAAAAGTCACATATTTTAGGCATTGTTGTTATCGCCGTAGCCATAAGCGTCATTGTTTCTACGGCTGGAGATGCAAGTAACTATGTATCGTTTGGTGAAGCTAAATCTTTATCCGATTCCGGAGCGGACAAAAAAATACATGTCGTTGGTACCTTGAAAAAAGATCAGGCTGGCGAGATTGTAGGAATTGAAACCAGTCCTGACCAAATGGCTTTTAAGTTCATGATGGTGGATGAGAACAATTTCTCGCAGAAAGTGATTTTTGCCGAACCCATGCCGACAGACTTCACCAAGTCTGAGCAAGTAGTGGTCGTCGGTGCGTACAACGGAGACATCTTCGTTGCTGACAAGATTTTGCTCAAATGCCCTTCCAAATACCAGGAAGAAGAGATAAAGGCTTGA
- the ccsA gene encoding cytochrome c biogenesis protein CcsA: MVHYFIGNLGHLFVIVAFVASLLATISYIRGVQDDSMKQFGSILFYVHTGAVIGIVVTLFLIINQHYFEYHYAWSHTSKFLPIYYQVSSFWNGQEGSFLLWMFWTAILGVVLIRTNKEWRAPVMIFVSLTQVFLTSMIMGVVFLDLKLGSSPFLLLRDVIRDPVFAMNPEFVPEDGNGLNPLLQNYWMVIHPPTLFLGFASTVVPFAYCLGGLWTGNFKEWIRPALPWAQFSALVLGVGILMGAYWAYETLNFGGYWNWDPVENAIYVPWLTLVAAIHTMIAYKKNESALKASILMVIATFVLILYSTFLTRSGILGETSVHSFTDLGLQGQLLLYLFAFLILSIVLCVKIWKRIPATEEETSMYSREFWIFMGATVLCLMAFQVIVPTSIPVYNDVASWFGIELNLAPPVDQVAYYTKYQMWFSIFIALLSGTGQFFWWKKMDRSAFVNEIKSPLLITMVLSTIIFLIAKVYEPFYLILLVCSVYSIVANGKILLGLKRTNLKLAGGSVTHIGIAMMLIGILFSSGYSKIISKNNTGLLWSNELPDEVNQDNLLLFLNEPRQMGDYSLTYRGLRKKTREHGFVDIDYLVNTNHPLKVQVIDPFISIEGDSIARGDTLNLINGENSYFEVVYQKADGKVFTLFPRVQQNKKMGTVYSPDINRTSTADLYTHVRVYPDPEQELTWSKTDTVELQMGQTFFVNDYAAQFTGIEPMKSIAGFDIAPGDLAVKAFLEIQGEFETYRAEPIYLIQNRMAGRIPDVINDIASKFTILSINPTTNTFSFALNTTQKDWIIMEAVEKPWINILWIGTFLMVFGFVIAIMRRYSEFMKMRDKGVE, translated from the coding sequence ATGGTCCACTATTTCATTGGCAATCTCGGTCACTTATTCGTGATCGTTGCTTTTGTCGCCTCATTACTCGCTACGATATCGTACATCCGCGGTGTTCAGGATGATTCCATGAAGCAATTTGGCTCCATTTTGTTTTATGTGCATACGGGAGCTGTCATCGGTATTGTGGTCACACTGTTCCTAATCATCAATCAGCACTATTTCGAGTATCATTACGCCTGGAGCCACACCTCCAAGTTCTTGCCCATCTACTATCAGGTCTCCAGTTTCTGGAACGGACAGGAAGGATCATTCTTACTCTGGATGTTTTGGACAGCCATATTAGGAGTGGTATTGATCCGAACCAACAAAGAATGGAGAGCTCCTGTGATGATCTTTGTTTCATTGACGCAGGTATTTCTTACTTCCATGATCATGGGAGTCGTTTTTCTGGACCTCAAACTCGGTAGCTCGCCTTTTTTACTGCTTCGTGATGTGATCCGGGATCCCGTTTTTGCGATGAATCCCGAATTTGTACCGGAAGACGGCAATGGCTTGAACCCCTTGCTTCAAAACTATTGGATGGTCATCCACCCTCCTACTTTGTTCCTCGGATTTGCCAGTACCGTTGTTCCGTTTGCTTATTGTCTCGGTGGTTTGTGGACAGGAAATTTTAAAGAATGGATCCGCCCGGCATTACCCTGGGCTCAGTTTTCTGCACTGGTACTTGGAGTAGGTATTCTCATGGGTGCTTACTGGGCTTATGAAACCCTGAACTTCGGTGGCTACTGGAACTGGGATCCGGTGGAAAATGCCATCTACGTGCCCTGGCTTACGCTCGTTGCTGCGATCCACACGATGATCGCTTACAAGAAAAACGAATCAGCGCTGAAAGCTTCCATCCTCATGGTGATTGCGACATTTGTCCTGATCCTTTATTCAACCTTTTTAACTCGTAGTGGCATTTTAGGAGAAACCTCTGTGCATTCATTCACAGATCTGGGACTTCAGGGACAATTGCTACTTTACCTGTTTGCATTCCTTATTTTGTCAATTGTTCTCTGCGTAAAAATTTGGAAACGGATACCTGCTACTGAAGAAGAGACATCCATGTACAGCCGGGAATTCTGGATTTTCATGGGGGCCACAGTACTGTGTCTGATGGCTTTTCAGGTGATAGTGCCTACTTCCATTCCTGTATACAATGATGTGGCCAGTTGGTTCGGAATAGAGTTGAATCTTGCACCACCAGTAGATCAAGTGGCCTACTATACGAAATACCAAATGTGGTTCTCCATTTTCATTGCGCTGCTTTCCGGTACCGGACAATTTTTCTGGTGGAAGAAAATGGATCGTTCAGCATTTGTGAATGAGATCAAAAGCCCATTGCTGATCACTATGGTGCTATCCACCATCATCTTCTTGATTGCCAAAGTGTACGAGCCTTTCTATTTGATCTTATTGGTCTGCTCGGTATATTCCATCGTGGCCAATGGAAAAATCTTATTAGGTCTCAAACGAACCAATTTGAAATTAGCTGGTGGCTCCGTAACACACATTGGCATCGCCATGATGCTCATCGGTATTTTATTCTCTTCAGGATATTCAAAGATCATTTCCAAGAACAATACCGGGCTACTTTGGAGCAACGAATTACCTGATGAAGTCAATCAGGATAACCTGCTGTTATTTCTCAACGAACCTCGACAAATGGGAGACTACTCTCTGACTTATCGGGGGTTGCGAAAGAAAACCAGAGAGCATGGATTTGTAGACATTGACTACCTCGTGAATACCAACCATCCGCTGAAAGTACAGGTCATTGATCCTTTCATTTCTATCGAGGGAGACAGCATTGCACGTGGAGACACGTTGAACCTGATCAATGGAGAGAACAGCTATTTTGAGGTAGTGTATCAAAAAGCGGATGGCAAAGTGTTTACCTTGTTCCCTCGGGTACAGCAAAACAAAAAAATGGGTACGGTGTATTCGCCAGACATCAATCGTACCTCAACAGCAGATCTGTATACGCACGTGCGTGTCTACCCCGACCCAGAACAAGAACTGACCTGGAGCAAAACGGATACGGTCGAATTGCAGATGGGGCAGACCTTCTTTGTGAATGATTATGCCGCTCAGTTTACCGGAATAGAGCCCATGAAATCAATCGCAGGTTTCGACATTGCACCGGGGGATCTGGCGGTAAAGGCATTCCTGGAAATACAGGGAGAGTTTGAAACATATAGAGCAGAACCCATATACTTGATTCAGAACCGGATGGCAGGTAGAATCCCGGATGTGATCAATGACATTGCATCAAAGTTCACGATCCTTTCCATCAACCCGACAACCAATACTTTTTCATTCGCATTGAATACCACACAGAAAGATTGGATCATTATGGAGGCTGTAGAAAAACCATGGATCAACATTCTTTGGATCGGCACCTTCCTGATGGTATTTGGGTTTGTCATAGCTATCATGCGGCGGTATTCGGAATTCATGAAAATGCGGGACAAAGGCGTTGAATAG
- a CDS encoding DUF2520 domain-containing protein produces the protein MNSYKTVSIIGSGNLAFHLSKAIINSTTYKLQGIFGRTEARVKRLADQVGCEFDMLDEPYQFASDLVILCVSDDAIKEVLDVNQFPEETLVIHIAGSVPLSIFEAHDVQNGGVFYPLQTFSKTREIDFSDVPIFIEAQQLESLQELQALAFDIGGTYRELDSDKRLQLHLAAVFASNFTNSLMVGAESLLKDIGLEFRVLYPLLIEVVEKSARIGPVAAQTGPAKRSDLETLKKHEESLKNEEMRQLYRLMSDLIRRQSNE, from the coding sequence TTGAATAGCTACAAGACGGTCAGCATCATCGGTAGTGGCAATTTGGCTTTCCACCTTTCGAAAGCCATTATCAATTCCACTACCTACAAGCTCCAGGGGATTTTTGGAAGAACCGAAGCGCGTGTCAAACGCCTGGCAGATCAGGTCGGTTGTGAATTTGACATGCTCGATGAGCCGTACCAGTTTGCCTCGGATCTGGTCATTCTATGTGTGAGTGATGATGCCATCAAAGAAGTACTGGATGTCAATCAATTTCCTGAAGAAACACTTGTGATCCACATTGCCGGATCAGTGCCCCTTAGTATTTTCGAAGCACATGATGTACAAAATGGAGGTGTCTTTTATCCTCTGCAGACATTCTCAAAAACGCGGGAAATTGATTTTAGCGACGTTCCGATTTTCATAGAAGCACAACAACTCGAATCCTTACAAGAGCTTCAGGCCCTCGCATTTGACATTGGCGGCACCTATCGGGAACTGGATTCTGATAAAAGGCTCCAACTACATCTAGCCGCCGTATTTGCCTCCAATTTCACCAACAGCCTGATGGTCGGAGCTGAGTCACTTCTGAAGGATATAGGTCTGGAATTCCGGGTATTATACCCGCTACTAATAGAAGTGGTTGAAAAAAGCGCACGCATTGGACCTGTCGCCGCACAAACAGGTCCTGCAAAAAGATCGGATCTTGAAACCTTGAAAAAACATGAGGAATCTCTAAAAAATGAAGAAATGCGGCAACTTTATCGCCTCATGTCCGATTTAATTCGTAGGCAGAGCAATGAATAG
- a CDS encoding geranylgeranylglycerol-phosphate geranylgeranyltransferase — translation MKAVQKTVFGFLKASRIPNLLIIGGTQMATAFFLLQQNILDIRFLLLVVSTIMIAAAGYIINDYYDQKIDMVNRPQRVVVGVELSRRPAILAHGSVSILGILLGFWVDPLVGLLHVFSSSLLWYYSNYLRRLPLIGNVSISLLSGLSIMIVLVFFKSAHKIAFIYALFAFLMVLIREVLKDIEDVKGDEAFGVQTVPVIWGIRGAKFLIYLVVISGSALLVYLLITYQNVILRFYFLGLTPLFIWFIYMLIRADTRKQFRRLHLFCDTIVFSGLLSLLFH, via the coding sequence GTGAAAGCAGTTCAAAAAACGGTCTTTGGCTTTCTCAAAGCCAGTCGTATCCCTAACCTTCTGATCATCGGGGGTACTCAGATGGCCACTGCCTTCTTTCTATTGCAACAAAATATCCTTGACATTCGATTCCTCCTACTGGTGGTCAGTACTATCATGATCGCTGCTGCCGGATATATCATCAATGATTATTACGATCAGAAAATCGACATGGTCAATCGCCCTCAAAGGGTCGTTGTGGGTGTGGAGTTGAGCAGAAGGCCTGCCATACTGGCGCACGGATCGGTCAGTATTCTAGGCATTTTACTGGGCTTTTGGGTAGATCCTCTGGTCGGGTTATTGCACGTTTTTTCATCCTCACTACTTTGGTACTATTCCAACTACCTCCGAAGATTACCCCTCATCGGTAACGTTTCTATTTCCTTACTTAGCGGTCTGTCCATTATGATCGTACTCGTGTTCTTTAAGAGTGCCCATAAAATTGCTTTTATCTACGCTTTGTTCGCTTTCCTCATGGTACTCATCAGAGAAGTATTAAAAGATATTGAAGATGTGAAAGGAGATGAAGCTTTTGGCGTTCAGACTGTCCCCGTGATCTGGGGCATCCGAGGAGCGAAGTTTCTGATCTATCTGGTGGTTATTTCCGGCAGTGCCTTGTTAGTCTATCTGTTGATTACCTATCAAAATGTCATCCTAAGGTTCTACTTTCTGGGATTAACGCCCCTATTCATTTGGTTCATTTATATGTTGATCCGCGCCGATACAAGGAAGCAGTTTCGTCGATTACATTTATTTTGCGACACCATTGTATTCTCTGGTTTACTTAGTTTACTGTTTCATTGA
- a CDS encoding phosphoribosylglycinamide formyltransferase, which translates to MHKIAVFASGSGTNAQNLADYFSDNHQIEIAKIYSNRASAFVHERAKRMGIPSTTFTREEFKSDAFVRQLKEEGINCIVLAGFLWLIPASLIKGFDQKIINIHPSLLPAFGGKGMYGGHVHEAVVASGATESGITIHLVNEKYDEGKVLFQAKTAVTSIDDPDSLAGRIHELEYEHFPKVIEKYLLEGNL; encoded by the coding sequence ATGCATAAAATCGCTGTTTTCGCATCGGGTAGTGGTACCAATGCCCAAAACCTGGCTGACTATTTTTCAGATAACCACCAAATTGAAATTGCGAAAATCTACTCCAATCGGGCTAGTGCATTTGTCCACGAAAGGGCGAAAAGGATGGGAATTCCAAGCACCACATTTACACGAGAGGAATTTAAATCCGATGCGTTTGTTCGTCAATTGAAAGAAGAGGGTATTAATTGCATCGTACTGGCAGGTTTTCTTTGGCTCATTCCAGCATCATTAATTAAAGGGTTCGATCAAAAGATCATCAACATCCACCCTTCTTTGTTACCGGCATTCGGTGGCAAGGGCATGTATGGCGGTCATGTCCACGAAGCCGTAGTTGCGAGTGGAGCTACCGAGTCCGGCATTACTATTCATTTGGTCAATGAAAAATATGATGAAGGCAAAGTTCTTTTTCAGGCCAAAACAGCCGTAACAAGTATCGATGACCCAGACTCACTGGCTGGTCGCATCCATGAATTGGAATATGAACACTTCCCAAAAGTGATTGAAAAATATCTACTGGAAGGCAATTTGTAA
- a CDS encoding DUF3089 domain-containing protein, with translation MKKLPLLLLFFSCSLIAGAQKKVDKYGIEDLKKLPTAPDYTDLAMWAGHPDQQDAADLVPGKAGELKDGQADARVDVFFVHPTIYTGKQAPENPWNADLNDQKLNKRIDESTIKNQASVFNGSARVYAPRYRQAHYNVFLTKDLILKQKALDHAYEDVKKAFEHYLENWNQGRNLIIASHSQGTLHAARLIKDYIENKPLQEQLIAAYIIGMPLQWDLFDKISPCANADDTGCWVTWNTYAKDYYPASFRTTYHNALNVNPLNWKVDETYAPASKNQGGVLRNYRKIHSELNDAQNHQGILWISKPKFFGNFLMNWKRYHVVDYNLFYMNIRENVALRVERFQEANR, from the coding sequence ATGAAGAAACTACCTCTCCTTTTACTCTTTTTTAGTTGTTCGCTGATTGCCGGGGCCCAGAAGAAGGTTGATAAATACGGGATTGAAGATCTGAAGAAACTGCCAACTGCTCCGGATTATACTGATTTGGCCATGTGGGCCGGACACCCAGATCAGCAAGATGCGGCGGATCTTGTGCCGGGGAAGGCGGGTGAGCTCAAGGATGGTCAGGCTGACGCGCGAGTTGATGTGTTTTTTGTGCATCCTACCATTTACACAGGTAAGCAGGCACCTGAAAACCCGTGGAACGCAGACCTCAATGACCAAAAGCTCAATAAGAGAATAGATGAGTCGACCATCAAAAATCAGGCATCAGTATTCAATGGATCTGCCAGGGTCTATGCACCCAGGTATCGCCAGGCGCACTACAACGTGTTTTTGACGAAAGACCTTATTCTGAAGCAAAAAGCGCTGGACCATGCTTATGAGGATGTGAAAAAGGCATTTGAACATTATTTGGAAAATTGGAATCAGGGGAGGAATTTGATCATCGCTTCACATAGTCAGGGCACGCTGCATGCTGCACGATTGATTAAGGATTATATAGAAAACAAACCTCTCCAGGAGCAATTGATAGCTGCCTATATTATTGGGATGCCCTTGCAGTGGGATCTGTTTGACAAAATTTCACCTTGTGCGAATGCGGACGATACAGGGTGTTGGGTTACCTGGAATACCTATGCGAAAGACTATTATCCAGCAAGTTTTCGAACCACCTATCACAATGCCTTAAATGTCAATCCCCTCAATTGGAAAGTGGACGAAACCTATGCGCCGGCATCTAAAAACCAGGGTGGCGTACTAAGGAATTATAGGAAGATCCACTCAGAGTTGAATGATGCGCAAAATCATCAGGGGATATTGTGGATCAGCAAGCCGAAGTTTTTTGGCAATTTCCTGATGAACTGGAAAAGATACCATGTGGTCGACTACAACTTATTCTATATGAATATCCGTGAGAATGTAGCCCTACGAGTAGAAAGGTTTCAGGAAGCTAATCGATAA
- a CDS encoding dienelactone hydrolase family protein: protein MKRNPTYLIAICLMLLSACSTPKSEEQQSTAEATTPAVEVPKGEITYSADTIDMKGYFATNAAAGAKVPGILVIHEWWGHNDYARKRADMLADLGYVALAIDMYGDGKVAEHPQDAGKFSGMVFQNLDQSRAKFEAALKTLQDHPNVDPDKIAAIGYCFGGAVAINMANAGYDLDAVAAFHSSLGMAFQPNAETLKAKILVCNGADDPFISEESIVAFKQAYESFGTDMKYVSYPGAVHSFTSKEADANGEKFNLPLAYNEEADAASWKEMQELFASVF, encoded by the coding sequence ATGAAACGAAACCCGACCTATCTCATTGCAATTTGCCTGATGCTATTATCGGCCTGTAGTACACCGAAATCCGAAGAGCAGCAATCAACAGCAGAAGCTACCACGCCAGCAGTAGAAGTGCCGAAAGGGGAAATCACCTACTCGGCGGATACCATCGACATGAAAGGCTATTTTGCCACAAATGCGGCAGCTGGTGCTAAAGTTCCAGGGATTCTCGTCATCCACGAATGGTGGGGTCACAATGATTACGCACGAAAAAGAGCAGATATGCTCGCGGACCTTGGGTATGTCGCACTGGCCATCGATATGTATGGAGACGGCAAAGTCGCTGAACATCCTCAAGATGCCGGAAAGTTCTCTGGCATGGTCTTCCAAAACCTGGATCAATCAAGGGCAAAATTCGAAGCTGCATTGAAAACATTACAGGATCATCCCAATGTGGATCCTGATAAAATTGCGGCTATCGGCTATTGTTTCGGAGGTGCCGTAGCGATCAACATGGCCAATGCTGGATATGACCTGGATGCAGTCGCAGCATTTCACAGCAGTTTAGGAATGGCATTTCAACCCAATGCCGAAACCTTAAAGGCAAAAATTTTGGTTTGCAATGGCGCGGATGACCCATTCATTTCAGAAGAATCCATTGTCGCTTTCAAACAAGCTTATGAAAGCTTTGGTACAGACATGAAATACGTCTCCTATCCAGGGGCTGTGCATAGCTTTACTAGCAAAGAAGCAGATGCCAACGGAGAAAAGTTCAATTTACCTCTTGCATATAATGAGGAAGCAGATGCAGCTTCGTGGAAAGAAATGCAAGAATTATTTGCATCGGTATTCTGA
- a CDS encoding carboxypeptidase-like regulatory domain-containing protein: MKRLSRILFLAVGLFGFFNIQAQEVAGAIKDGSGASIPFVHVWYKGTTIGTYSNRDGTFQLTQNASDTLVFSSIGYERRELPVVRISSDQEIVLQEQLIELNTVTATASRLSRKKEMGFKRSAFWSQMYTAFREDYSQKFRIEMGESAKKGFIEAIHFKITETSNELPLVCELYFTAGEEEKMLHAKPLHLLITQEEIKQQSVSLLAHDITCPAKAPLYAYLTFLGYEENGKLKGGSVELKLSGNKTNEPKTFIRRSLDDPWTKNVDFFKEGPLYGNLNIWVNLTHKSLKHLRTGILRRRIVNYQFRSIWLAWRCSV, translated from the coding sequence ATGAAACGCCTTTCAAGAATCTTATTTCTTGCCGTTGGTTTATTCGGTTTTTTCAACATTCAAGCCCAGGAAGTAGCGGGTGCAATTAAGGATGGATCAGGGGCCTCTATTCCGTTCGTACATGTATGGTACAAAGGCACGACTATTGGAACTTATTCGAATCGAGATGGGACATTCCAACTGACTCAAAATGCTTCAGATACACTGGTGTTTAGCTCGATTGGTTACGAAAGGCGCGAACTTCCTGTTGTCCGGATTAGCAGTGACCAGGAAATCGTACTTCAGGAACAATTGATCGAACTAAATACGGTGACCGCCACTGCCAGCCGACTATCACGAAAGAAAGAAATGGGATTCAAAAGATCAGCTTTTTGGTCTCAGATGTACACCGCCTTTCGTGAGGACTATTCACAGAAGTTTAGAATTGAGATGGGTGAATCGGCTAAAAAAGGATTCATTGAAGCGATTCATTTCAAAATCACGGAAACGTCCAATGAATTACCCTTGGTTTGTGAATTGTATTTTACGGCAGGTGAGGAAGAAAAAATGCTTCATGCCAAGCCGCTTCACCTATTAATTACACAAGAAGAAATAAAGCAACAAAGCGTGAGCTTACTAGCACATGACATTACCTGTCCCGCGAAAGCGCCTTTGTACGCTTATTTGACTTTTCTGGGATACGAAGAAAATGGAAAACTGAAGGGAGGATCGGTTGAACTCAAACTTTCCGGTAATAAAACCAATGAGCCCAAAACTTTTATCAGAAGATCATTGGACGATCCCTGGACTAAAAATGTCGACTTTTTTAAAGAAGGCCCCCTGTATGGGAATCTCAATATATGGGTGAACCTAACCCACAAGTCCTTGAAGCATTTACGAACTGGGATATTGCGGCGGAGAATAGTCAATTACCAGTTTCGCTCAATCTGGTTGGCATGGAGATGTTCGGTTTGA
- a CDS encoding WG repeat-containing protein — protein MQNLLFLRCWVLIALCLNSFTLSAQQDTTKQTFDYIGNFGSYGNDQWALVIQDDKRGFIDRTGQVVVAPQYDRIYHFDSHGRSLALVIKDDLYGFIDRLGKVLVEPEFERIHAFGNKRKNWAMVEKNGLLGFIDRTGKLMVPVQYDQIGSYGQYGLNWALVSRNGLYGFIDATGEEVVPLRYDRIFHFDQSGVSWAKVQRNGLYGYIDKTGTEVVTPEYTQIASFGRYTRHLARVEKNGLVGFIDRTGKEVTPTKYHRIESFGGKHRYWAMVEKDGRYGFIDKTGKEVIAPKYDQISAFNKNDKEWAEIRIGDRVGYMDLLGNEVVSPALLDRGDHYEELSSFFSSGGDHLGTHGPVKNYLISPFTAGYAIVKHKKSFLLGVVDKSFKVVVPVNKDKIMIDGEGKIHVW, from the coding sequence ATGCAAAACTTACTTTTCCTCCGGTGCTGGGTATTGATCGCTCTTTGCCTGAACAGCTTTACACTAAGTGCCCAGCAAGACACGACAAAACAAACATTTGATTACATCGGCAATTTCGGCAGTTATGGCAATGACCAATGGGCGCTGGTGATCCAGGACGACAAGCGAGGATTCATTGATCGGACTGGTCAGGTAGTAGTTGCTCCACAATACGACCGCATCTATCATTTCGATAGTCACGGCCGGTCCTTAGCCCTGGTCATCAAGGATGATCTCTATGGGTTCATCGACCGGCTGGGAAAGGTGTTGGTCGAGCCTGAATTTGAGCGAATCCATGCTTTTGGGAATAAGCGGAAAAACTGGGCCATGGTAGAGAAAAACGGCTTGTTGGGTTTCATTGACCGAACAGGGAAATTGATGGTACCCGTGCAATATGATCAGATCGGTTCCTACGGACAATATGGCCTGAATTGGGCCCTGGTCTCCCGAAATGGATTGTATGGGTTCATCGACGCGACGGGCGAGGAGGTGGTTCCTTTGAGATATGATCGGATATTCCATTTCGATCAGTCAGGCGTGAGTTGGGCCAAAGTACAGCGAAATGGCCTCTATGGTTACATTGACAAAACCGGGACTGAAGTAGTTACCCCGGAATACACACAAATTGCATCCTTTGGCAGGTATACCCGCCACCTGGCGAGGGTGGAAAAAAATGGACTGGTAGGGTTCATCGATCGTACAGGGAAGGAAGTGACACCTACGAAATATCACCGCATCGAATCTTTTGGCGGGAAGCATCGGTACTGGGCCATGGTGGAGAAAGACGGGCGCTATGGCTTCATTGACAAAACCGGAAAAGAAGTGATTGCACCAAAATACGATCAGATCTCAGCTTTTAACAAGAACGACAAAGAATGGGCAGAAATCAGGATTGGAGATCGTGTAGGCTATATGGACCTGTTGGGTAATGAAGTGGTTTCACCTGCCTTACTTGATCGCGGGGATCATTACGAAGAACTGAGTTCCTTTTTCTCCTCCGGAGGGGATCACCTTGGAACTCATGGGCCTGTGAAAAATTACTTGATCAGTCCATTTACCGCAGGCTATGCTATCGTGAAACACAAAAAATCTTTTCTTCTAGGAGTCGTGGATAAATCCTTCAAAGTCGTGGTACCTGTGAACAAAGACAAGATCATGATCGATGGTGAAGGAAAGATCCACGTGTGGTAA